From the genome of Vicia villosa cultivar HV-30 ecotype Madison, WI linkage group LG2, Vvil1.0, whole genome shotgun sequence, one region includes:
- the LOC131651464 gene encoding DCC family protein At1g52590, chloroplastic-like has product MEQEVKCIKTKLAVGSCATKKIKLYKKHNIVLVYFYVRSYTKYLHNLSDNLFVSMSLQLQLPLRGCVGRRVKPTTCSPRARRVKTLATLSQPQSDGVNWVEATSSFFEQDKRPIMLFDGVCNLCNGGVKFVRDNDRNKTIRYEALQSEAGKMLLRRSGRAPDDISSVVLVENNRSYIKSEAVLKIMEYIDLPFPQLAFLLHFMPLFVRDFVYDNVANNRYTVFGRSESCEI; this is encoded by the exons ATGGAGCAAGAGGTTAAGTGCAT CAAAACCAAGCTTGCTGTTGGCTCCTGCGCCaccaagaaaattaaattatataaaaaacataatatagTACTAGTATATTTTTATGTTCGTTCATACACTAAATACTTGCATAATTTATCGGACAACTTGTTTGTTTCAATGTCTCTTCAGCTTCAGCTACCGCTTCGTGGCTGCGTTGGTCGGCGCGTGAAACCAACGACGTGCTCGCCTCGTGCACGAAGAGTCAAAACCTTGGCCACTCTATCACAACCCCAAAGCGACGGTGTTAACTGGGTGGAAGCAACTTCAAGTTTCTTCGAGCAAGACAAAAGACCCATCATGTTATTCGACG GTGTATGCAATTTGTGTAATGGAGGAGTAAAGTTTGTTCGTGATAATGATCGAAATaa GACAATTAGATATGAGGCACTTCAGAGTGAGGCAGGTAAGATGTTACTCAGGAGATCAGGAAGAGCCCCTGATGATATCTCAAGCGTTGTTCTTGTTGAAAATAATAG ATCATACATAAAGTCAGAAGCTGTGCTGAAGATAATGGAATACATAGACTTGCCCTTTCCTCAGCTAGCATTTCTTCTTCACTTCATGCCTCT GTTTGTCAGAGATTTTGTTTATGACAACGTTGCAAATAACCGTTACACCGTTTTCGGTCGCTCTGAATCATGTGAAATCTAG
- the LOC131654044 gene encoding RHOMBOID-like protein 5: MGKRPPYSNDIEAARYPPPPPPSYHIPQSTQWFSWLVPLIFLANIVLFVYSMYLNDCPGYLNEHDCLYYHYLGRFSFQPFTENPLLGPSVRTLRVMGALEKDLVVGENEGWRFFTCMFLHAGVIHLLANMFSLLFIGVRLENEFGFFKIGLLYMFSGFGGSLLSILHLGDPGTPTTISVGASGALFGLLGAMLSELLTNWTIYLNKCAALTSLLLIIGLNLAVGFLPHVDNSAHIGGFLSGFFLGFVLLIRPQYGYVNRKYVPPGYNVKRKSKYKWYQYVFLILALIILLIGYAYGLVLLYVGKPDEMFSVTGSIPR, encoded by the exons ATGGGGAAAAGGCCGCCGTACTCCAACGATATAGAGGCGGCTCGTTATCCCCCGCCACCACCGCCTTCTTACCATATACCACAATCGACACAATGGTTCTCGTGGTTGGTGCCGCTCATTTTTTTAGCCAATATTGTATTGTTTGTGTATAGCATGTATCTCAATGATTGTCCTGGATATTTGAATGAACATGATTGCCTTTACTATCATTATTTGGGAAGATTCTCTTTTCAACCTTTCACCGAAAACCCTCTCCTCGGCCCTTCTGTTCGCAC GCTGAGGGTAATGGGAGCTCTTGAAAAGGACCTTGTGGTGGGTGAAAATGAAGGATGGCGTTTCTTTACTTGCATGTTTCTTCATGCAGGAGTTATACATTTACTTGCCAATATGTTTAGTCTTTTATTCATCGGAGTTCGCCTTGAGAACGAATTCGGATTCT TTAAAATTGGATTACTGTATATGTTTTCTGGTTTTGGTGGAAGTTTGTTATCGATTTTGCATCTGGGAGACCCGGGAACACCAACTACCATATCAGTTGGCGCATCGGGTGCGCTTTTTGGACTTCTGGGAGCCATGCTTTCCGAGCTTCTAACCAATTGGACTATATATTTAAACAAG TGTGCTGCTCTTACAAGTCTTCTGCTCATTATTGGCTTAAATTTGGCTGTTGGATTTCTACCTCATGTGGACAATTCAGCTCATATAGGAGGATTCCTTTCAGGGTTTTTCCTTGGTTTCGTTCTTTTAATACGCCCTCAATACGGTTATGTGAATCGCAAATATGTACCTCCAGGATATAACGTAAAACGTAAATCCAAATACAAATGGTATCAGTACGTCTTTCTGATCTTGGCACTCATTATCTTACTTATCGG GTATGCATATGGGTTAGTTTTATTGTACGTAGGAAAACCAGATGAAATGTTTTCCGTCACAGGGAGTATTCCACGTTGA